From a region of the Haloferax volcanii DS2 genome:
- a CDS encoding TrkH family potassium uptake protein — protein MKLRVDYRASLRLVGTVLKYLAVPLCFPLVVALYYGESVLPFVVTMAVTVLVGTGLERLADDPDIGAREGFLMVALTWLAVTIVGAIPFLIEAHGIPFVASPIHPESTLGNPVNALFETMSGFTTTGATVLGDISFDSHTRGIMMWRQLTQWLGGMGIVVLAVAILPELSVGGAQLMDAEAPGPGIEKLTPRIAETARALWGAYLGLTVLEIVLLYGLNVTGHAQNMGVYNAIAHGLTTMPTGGFSPEARSIEAFSAAAQWVVIPFMVAAGTNFALFWHVLTGDPKRLFRDTEFKSYLGVIGVVSAILAGILFLGDGLMSVAPAGETYDQLYLEGIRTAIIGNVEPAVRQSVFQVVSIVTTTGYASIDFNAWSAPAQYVLLFAMFIGGSGGSTGGAVKIVRWYVIVKSLRRELFTTAHPEAVRPVRLAGRAVDERAIRGIYAFTLLYLVLFFVSTGLLHLDAARIGFDVSILETMSAVAATLGNVGPGFGVVGPMGSYLDFSNGSKLYMVLLMWVGRLEILPVLVIFTPEYWRR, from the coding sequence ATGAAATTGCGGGTCGATTACAGAGCCAGCCTGCGTCTCGTGGGGACCGTCCTGAAGTATCTCGCGGTCCCTCTTTGTTTCCCGCTCGTGGTCGCGCTGTACTACGGCGAGTCGGTGCTCCCGTTCGTCGTCACGATGGCCGTGACGGTCCTCGTCGGCACGGGGCTCGAACGGCTCGCCGACGACCCCGACATCGGGGCCCGAGAGGGCTTTCTGATGGTCGCGCTGACGTGGCTAGCGGTCACGATAGTCGGCGCGATACCGTTTCTCATCGAGGCCCACGGCATCCCCTTCGTCGCGTCGCCCATCCACCCCGAATCGACCCTCGGCAACCCGGTGAACGCGCTGTTCGAGACGATGAGCGGCTTCACCACGACCGGGGCGACGGTGCTCGGCGACATCTCGTTCGACTCGCACACCCGCGGCATCATGATGTGGCGACAGCTCACCCAGTGGCTCGGCGGGATGGGTATCGTCGTCCTCGCGGTCGCCATCCTCCCCGAACTCTCCGTCGGCGGCGCACAGCTGATGGACGCCGAAGCGCCCGGTCCCGGTATCGAGAAGCTCACGCCGCGCATCGCCGAGACGGCCCGCGCGCTCTGGGGCGCGTACCTCGGTCTCACCGTCCTCGAAATCGTCCTCCTCTACGGGCTCAACGTCACCGGCCACGCCCAGAACATGGGGGTGTACAACGCCATCGCCCACGGGCTGACGACGATGCCGACCGGTGGGTTCTCGCCGGAGGCCCGCAGCATCGAGGCGTTTTCGGCGGCCGCGCAGTGGGTCGTTATCCCCTTCATGGTCGCCGCCGGGACCAACTTCGCGCTGTTTTGGCACGTCCTCACCGGCGACCCGAAGCGGCTGTTCCGCGACACCGAGTTCAAGTCCTACCTCGGCGTCATCGGCGTCGTCTCGGCCATCCTCGCGGGAATCCTGTTCCTCGGTGACGGGCTGATGTCCGTCGCGCCCGCGGGCGAGACGTACGACCAACTCTACCTCGAAGGCATCCGCACGGCCATCATCGGCAACGTCGAACCCGCGGTTCGCCAGTCGGTGTTTCAGGTCGTCTCCATCGTCACGACGACCGGCTACGCCAGCATCGACTTCAACGCGTGGAGCGCGCCGGCGCAGTACGTCCTGCTGTTCGCGATGTTCATCGGCGGCTCCGGGGGGTCGACCGGCGGCGCGGTGAAAATCGTCCGCTGGTACGTCATCGTGAAATCGCTCCGCCGAGAGCTGTTCACGACGGCTCACCCCGAGGCGGTCCGCCCCGTCAGGCTCGCGGGCCGCGCGGTCGACGAGCGGGCCATCCGCGGCATCTACGCCTTCACGCTCCTGTATCTCGTGTTGTTTTTCGTGTCGACCGGCCTGCTCCACCTCGACGCCGCACGTATCGGCTTCGACGTGAGCATCCTCGAAACCATGAGCGCCGTCGCCGCGACCCTCGGGAACGTCGGCCCGGGCTTCGGCGTCGTCGGCCCGATGGGGAGCTATCTCGACTTCTCCAACGGCTCGAAGCTGTACATGGTGCTTCTCATGTGGGTGGGCAGGCTGGAGATTCTGCCCGTGTTGGTCATCTTCACGCCGGAGTACTGGCGGCGGTAA
- the trkA gene encoding Trk system potassium transporter TrkA, which yields MRVIIIGAGQVGSSIAADLDETHEVVVIDCDPERVDELNYSLDVLALHGDGTSVDTLEEADVERADMVIASTDDDETNIVACATAKAISNAFTIARVKNTEYLRTWQRSEKAFGIDFMVCTNLLAAESIVRVVGLPAARDVDPFAGGQVQMAEFEVDEESPVANQTVSEADRFDSLTFAAILRDGEVTIPRGDSVIGPGDRVVVIGSPKSVQGFASSVSPDEPPGTAEEVVIVGGSEIGYHVARLLEERGFKPRLIEHDAERARELAEMLPGTIVMESDATDVDFLEREYIGDADLLVSALDSDEKNLLVSLLAARLGVERTVAVIDTTPYVDLFEAVGVDVGVSPREVVAEEITRFTREGGAENVALIESDKAEVLEIEVDAESVLAGKPIRESVATLPEGVVIGAITRRREFITPRGDTVIEPGDHVVVFVDSCVIDDVTPNL from the coding sequence GTGCGCGTGATAATCATCGGTGCCGGACAGGTCGGGTCGTCCATCGCGGCCGACCTCGACGAGACCCACGAGGTCGTCGTCATCGACTGCGACCCCGAGCGCGTCGACGAACTGAACTACTCGCTCGACGTGCTGGCGCTCCACGGCGACGGAACCTCGGTGGACACGCTCGAAGAGGCCGACGTGGAGCGCGCCGACATGGTCATCGCCTCGACCGACGACGACGAGACGAACATCGTCGCCTGCGCGACCGCCAAGGCCATCTCGAACGCGTTCACAATCGCCCGGGTCAAGAACACGGAGTACCTCCGGACGTGGCAGCGCTCCGAGAAGGCGTTCGGCATCGACTTCATGGTCTGTACGAACCTGCTCGCCGCGGAGTCCATCGTCCGCGTCGTCGGCCTCCCCGCCGCACGCGACGTTGACCCCTTCGCGGGCGGGCAGGTCCAGATGGCCGAGTTCGAAGTCGACGAGGAGAGCCCCGTCGCCAACCAGACCGTGAGCGAGGCCGACCGCTTCGACTCGCTGACCTTCGCGGCCATCCTCCGCGACGGCGAGGTCACCATCCCCCGCGGCGACTCCGTCATCGGTCCCGGCGACCGCGTCGTCGTCATCGGCAGCCCCAAGAGCGTCCAGGGCTTCGCAAGCTCCGTCTCGCCCGACGAACCGCCGGGAACCGCCGAGGAAGTCGTCATCGTCGGCGGGAGCGAAATCGGCTACCACGTCGCCCGCCTGCTCGAAGAGCGCGGCTTCAAGCCCAGGCTCATCGAGCACGACGCGGAGCGCGCCCGCGAACTCGCGGAGATGCTCCCCGGAACCATCGTCATGGAGAGCGACGCGACCGACGTGGACTTCCTCGAACGCGAGTACATCGGCGACGCCGACCTGCTCGTCTCGGCGCTCGACTCCGACGAGAAGAACCTGCTCGTGTCGCTTCTCGCCGCCCGCCTCGGCGTCGAGCGCACCGTCGCCGTCATCGACACGACGCCGTACGTGGACCTGTTCGAGGCCGTCGGCGTCGACGTGGGCGTCAGCCCCCGCGAGGTCGTCGCAGAGGAGATAACCCGCTTTACCCGCGAGGGCGGCGCGGAGAACGTCGCGCTCATCGAGTCTGACAAGGCCGAAGTGCTCGAAATCGAGGTGGACGCCGAGAGCGTCCTCGCGGGCAAGCCGATTCGGGAGTCGGTCGCGACGCTCCCCGAAGGCGTCGTCATCGGCGCGATAACCCGCCGCCGCGAGTTCATCACCCCCCGCGGCGACACCGTCATCGAACCCGGCGACCACGTCGTCGTCTTCGTCGATAGCTGCGTCATCGACGACGTGACACCCAATCTGTAG
- a CDS encoding type II toxin-antitoxin system RatA family toxin yields MDEIAVSTVVYLPPEEIYEFLVDFPRYADYSKHLRDVRQSGDGSPGTRYALYFSWWKLTYTAESKVTDVTPPTRIDWTITKDVHAVGRWRVEELDDLPHGGEAPPDADTACRVFFEVEYDPDSVSAGDVDLPRFVSLGWVIDKLRPVLQKEAERIVERIVADIEGRPRRVELTIHSKPGS; encoded by the coding sequence GTGGACGAGATAGCCGTCAGCACCGTCGTCTACCTGCCGCCCGAGGAGATATACGAGTTCCTCGTCGACTTCCCGCGGTACGCCGACTACTCGAAGCACCTGCGGGACGTTCGGCAGTCGGGCGACGGGTCGCCGGGCACGCGGTACGCCCTGTACTTTTCGTGGTGGAAGCTCACCTACACCGCCGAGTCGAAGGTGACCGACGTCACCCCGCCGACGCGAATCGACTGGACCATCACCAAGGACGTACACGCCGTCGGCCGCTGGCGAGTCGAGGAACTCGACGACCTGCCCCACGGGGGTGAGGCCCCGCCGGACGCCGACACCGCCTGCCGCGTCTTCTTCGAGGTCGAATACGACCCCGACAGCGTCTCCGCGGGCGACGTCGACCTCCCGCGGTTCGTCTCGCTCGGTTGGGTCATCGACAAGCTCCGGCCGGTGCTCCAGAAGGAGGCGGAGCGAATCGTCGAGCGCATCGTCGCAGACATCGAGGGGCGACCACGGCGCGTGGAACTGACGATACACTCGAAACCGGGGTCGTGA
- a CDS encoding DUF7551 domain-containing protein — protein MVGGTLRDIRAEIRSLACSDGDYAVVCGRTGSPPGAAAGQRFPGRRAAGEAVELTRDYRAALRRYDPNSPYDDPLVYEVAEGPPRAAEESADEYARYSAFCHDTAGALFEALSELGYREAETAEMETYLTLAEVVDDRDDFCLTLVWSLMSELDVRLSADEQRAVVETAAGLFCPTPTPNPVDAALRHLEAVGFVEGYSVRPIPDAEAAGTAGSDARTDARTDGDDSSRTWELTFGDYALAERTGRVPTLPLAVALVRRTPERTVRFLDGEALSDGRWRLRLRMSPKNGAGHAPGSAGLVSVEAIENRWLNDPSASLGR, from the coding sequence ATGGTGGGGGGGACGCTTCGGGACATCAGAGCCGAGATTCGGTCTCTGGCGTGTTCCGACGGCGACTACGCAGTTGTGTGCGGCCGCACGGGTTCGCCGCCCGGAGCCGCCGCAGGACAGCGGTTTCCGGGCCGACGCGCCGCCGGCGAGGCCGTGGAACTGACGCGGGACTACCGGGCGGCGCTCCGGCGCTACGACCCGAACAGCCCGTACGACGATCCGCTCGTGTACGAGGTGGCCGAGGGACCGCCGCGGGCCGCCGAGGAGTCGGCAGACGAGTACGCCCGATACAGCGCGTTCTGCCACGACACCGCGGGCGCGCTGTTCGAGGCGCTGTCGGAACTCGGCTATCGGGAGGCCGAGACCGCCGAGATGGAGACGTACCTCACGCTGGCCGAGGTCGTCGACGACCGCGACGACTTCTGTCTCACGCTGGTGTGGAGCCTGATGAGCGAACTGGACGTTCGCCTCTCGGCCGACGAGCAGCGGGCGGTCGTCGAGACGGCGGCCGGGCTGTTCTGTCCGACCCCGACGCCGAACCCCGTGGACGCGGCGCTTCGACACCTCGAAGCCGTCGGCTTCGTCGAGGGCTACTCGGTGCGGCCGATACCCGACGCCGAGGCGGCTGGAACTGCCGGTTCCGACGCCCGAACCGACGCACGGACCGACGGCGACGACAGCTCCCGGACGTGGGAGCTCACCTTCGGGGACTACGCGCTCGCGGAGCGGACCGGCCGGGTTCCGACGCTGCCGCTCGCCGTGGCTCTCGTCCGGCGGACGCCGGAGCGAACCGTGCGCTTTCTCGACGGCGAGGCGCTGTCTGACGGGCGCTGGCGGCTCCGGCTCCGAATGTCACCGAAGAACGGAGCGGGGCACGCACCCGGCTCGGCGGGCCTCGTCAGCGTCGAGGCAATCGAGAACCGCTGGCTCAACGACCCGAGCGCGTCGCTGGGTCGGTAG
- a CDS encoding FAD-dependent oxidoreductase, with amino-acid sequence MSQTTPRDALVVGGGVAGLTAATFLARADLDTLVVNDGEPIVRRNAHLENVPGFPAGVNSRLFTDLLSEQADRNGAGRLTGRVTDLDVLGDDEDPLFRATVETDDGEETVEVSRVVAASWSDASYLEDTGVDLRAAGSKTYVGVDDLGRTDVPGIYAAGRLTEIYHQAVVAAGDAAETAITLVHDSGTAFYNDWVAPTGYFTDRGREVPPACEEIDADERAHRERESREVMREFFAEPHDEPQRTHPSLVDDELGRLDE; translated from the coding sequence ATGAGTCAGACGACTCCACGAGACGCGCTCGTCGTCGGCGGCGGCGTCGCCGGCCTCACCGCCGCGACGTTCCTCGCGCGCGCCGACCTCGACACCCTCGTCGTCAACGACGGCGAGCCAATCGTTCGCCGGAACGCCCACCTCGAAAACGTCCCCGGCTTCCCGGCGGGCGTCAACAGTCGGCTGTTTACCGACCTCCTCTCCGAGCAGGCCGACCGTAACGGCGCGGGCCGACTGACCGGCCGCGTGACCGACCTCGACGTGCTCGGTGACGACGAGGACCCGCTGTTCCGGGCGACCGTCGAGACCGACGACGGCGAAGAGACCGTCGAGGTGTCCCGGGTCGTCGCGGCCTCGTGGTCCGACGCCTCGTATCTCGAAGACACGGGCGTCGACCTCCGGGCCGCCGGGTCGAAAACCTACGTCGGCGTGGACGACCTCGGCCGGACCGACGTCCCCGGCATCTACGCCGCGGGTCGGCTGACCGAGATTTACCATCAGGCGGTCGTCGCCGCCGGCGACGCCGCGGAGACGGCCATCACGCTGGTCCACGACTCGGGGACGGCGTTCTACAACGACTGGGTCGCGCCGACCGGCTACTTCACCGACCGCGGCCGCGAGGTGCCGCCGGCCTGCGAGGAGATAGACGCCGACGAGCGCGCCCACCGCGAGCGCGAGTCCCGCGAGGTCATGCGCGAGTTCTTCGCCGAGCCGCACGACGAGCCCCAGCGCACCCACCCGAGCCTCGTCGACGACGAACTCGGGCGACTCGACGAGTAA
- the coaBC gene encoding bifunctional phosphopantothenoylcysteine decarboxylase/phosphopantothenate--cysteine ligase CoaBC — protein MLEGVNVALGVTGSIAAVKVVELAHELRRRGASVRAVMTDAATGIIHPWAVEFATDDDAVTEITGRVEHVDLCGRDGWADVFLVAPATANTVGKIAAAIDDSPVTTTATTALGAGVPVVVAPAMHEPMYDHPGVLDAIERVRSWGVEFVDPRIEEGKAKIATEEAIVTGVAKATTDQTLAGTSVVVTAGATTESIDPIRTLSNRASGRTGRAVARALAVRGADVTLVHDGDDAHYADVLAVESAAEMLDAVEAAVDADADALVSAAAISDFTVEAADQKIRSGEARTLDLEPAPKLIDTVRESHPDLPIVGFKAETTGDDEAMAGEARRIMDRVGLAFVVANDASVMGDSETRALVVRADETSEYVGSKGGLGARVAAELATELEK, from the coding sequence ATGCTCGAAGGTGTGAACGTCGCGCTCGGGGTGACGGGGAGTATCGCGGCCGTGAAAGTCGTCGAGTTGGCGCACGAACTCCGCCGCCGGGGCGCGTCGGTCCGCGCGGTGATGACCGACGCCGCGACGGGAATCATCCACCCGTGGGCGGTCGAGTTCGCCACCGACGACGACGCGGTGACCGAGATTACCGGCCGCGTCGAACACGTCGACCTCTGCGGCCGCGACGGCTGGGCCGACGTGTTCCTCGTCGCGCCCGCGACGGCCAACACGGTCGGCAAGATAGCGGCCGCCATCGACGACTCTCCGGTGACGACCACCGCGACCACCGCCCTCGGGGCGGGCGTTCCGGTCGTCGTCGCGCCCGCGATGCACGAACCCATGTACGACCACCCCGGCGTCCTCGACGCCATCGAGCGGGTGCGGTCGTGGGGCGTCGAGTTCGTCGACCCCCGCATCGAGGAAGGAAAGGCGAAAATCGCCACCGAGGAGGCCATCGTCACCGGCGTGGCCAAAGCGACGACCGACCAGACGCTCGCCGGAACATCCGTCGTCGTCACCGCCGGCGCGACGACCGAGTCCATCGACCCAATCCGCACGCTCTCGAATCGCGCCTCCGGTCGCACGGGCCGCGCCGTCGCCCGCGCGCTCGCGGTTCGCGGCGCGGACGTGACGCTCGTCCACGACGGCGACGACGCGCACTACGCCGACGTGCTCGCCGTCGAGTCGGCCGCCGAGATGCTGGACGCCGTCGAGGCCGCGGTCGACGCCGACGCCGACGCGCTCGTCTCCGCGGCCGCCATCTCGGATTTCACCGTCGAGGCGGCCGACCAGAAGATTCGCTCCGGCGAGGCGCGCACGCTCGACCTCGAACCCGCGCCGAAGCTCATCGACACCGTCCGCGAGTCGCACCCGGACCTCCCCATCGTCGGCTTCAAGGCCGAGACGACCGGCGACGACGAGGCGATGGCCGGCGAGGCCCGCCGCATCATGGACCGCGTCGGCCTCGCCTTCGTCGTCGCCAACGACGCCTCCGTGATGGGCGACTCGGAGACCCGCGCGCTCGTCGTCCGCGCCGACGAGACGAGCGAGTACGTCGGGTCGAAAGGCGGACTGGGCGCTCGCGTCGCTGCCGAACTGGCGACCGAGTTGGAAAAATAG
- the mnhG gene encoding monovalent cation/H(+) antiporter subunit G: MTAAETAAAATTVGPVRAALVILLTLVGSFFLVVGTIGLLRFPNVYNRMHATSKATTLGAASIALAATVYYLPHGDGLMALVTVLFLFLTAPTGAHMISQAAQRMGVPFLDGVTWPKQVASADADGADGDD; encoded by the coding sequence ATGACCGCCGCAGAGACCGCAGCTGCCGCGACGACGGTCGGTCCCGTCCGCGCGGCGCTCGTCATCCTCCTGACGCTCGTGGGGAGTTTCTTCCTCGTCGTCGGGACCATCGGTCTGCTCCGGTTCCCCAACGTCTACAACCGGATGCACGCCACCTCGAAGGCGACCACGCTGGGGGCGGCGTCCATCGCGCTCGCCGCGACGGTGTACTACCTTCCCCACGGGGACGGACTGATGGCGCTCGTCACGGTGTTGTTCCTGTTCCTCACCGCGCCGACGGGCGCGCACATGATTTCGCAGGCCGCCCAGCGCATGGGCGTCCCGTTCCTCGACGGGGTCACGTGGCCCAAGCAGGTCGCGTCGGCCGACGCCGACGGCGCGGACGGCGACGACTGA
- a CDS encoding monovalent cation/H+ antiporter complex subunit F has product MAEPVYLAWMDSVLFVGLALAAGLTLLVSYRVIRGPTVPDRVVALDTIGTNVVAIAALYAIWSQQGYFVGVSLVLAIIGFISTITVARYVTEGDIIE; this is encoded by the coding sequence ATGGCTGAGCCCGTGTACCTCGCCTGGATGGACTCCGTGCTCTTCGTCGGCCTCGCGCTCGCCGCGGGGCTGACGCTCCTCGTGAGCTACCGCGTCATCCGCGGGCCGACGGTGCCCGACCGCGTCGTCGCGCTCGACACCATCGGGACGAACGTCGTCGCCATCGCGGCGCTGTACGCCATCTGGAGCCAACAGGGTTACTTCGTCGGCGTCAGTCTCGTGCTCGCCATCATCGGCTTCATCAGCACGATTACCGTGGCTCGGTACGTCACGGAGGGGGACATCATCGAATGA
- a CDS encoding Na+/H+ antiporter subunit E: MSRRWPVSGLVMAVLWLFVRGVELTPQRLLEEFIIGLGVGMGIAFFFRRFYGDEAPIARSLRVAPYAALYLATFLWELLTANVDVAVRTLSPSMPIDPAVVEVPLRVRTPLAITTIANSITLTPGTLTMDYDDETNSLYVHSIDGSDPDGILKPIRRWEDYALVIFDEELKPGDPAPQVEGGPADGGDAPAAATGGEQHG, from the coding sequence ATGAGCCGCCGCTGGCCGGTTTCGGGGCTCGTCATGGCCGTCCTCTGGCTGTTCGTCCGCGGCGTCGAACTGACGCCGCAGCGCCTGCTGGAGGAGTTCATCATCGGCCTCGGCGTCGGGATGGGCATCGCCTTCTTCTTCCGGCGGTTCTACGGGGACGAAGCACCCATCGCGCGGAGCCTCCGCGTCGCGCCCTACGCGGCGCTGTACCTCGCGACGTTCCTCTGGGAACTCCTCACGGCCAACGTCGACGTGGCGGTGCGGACGCTGTCGCCGTCGATGCCCATCGACCCCGCCGTGGTCGAGGTGCCGCTCCGCGTGCGGACGCCGCTCGCCATCACGACTATCGCGAACAGTATCACCCTCACTCCGGGGACGCTGACCATGGACTACGACGACGAAACCAACTCGCTGTACGTGCACAGCATCGACGGGAGCGACCCCGACGGCATCCTCAAACCCATCCGCCGCTGGGAGGACTACGCGCTCGTCATCTTCGACGAAGAACTGAAACCGGGCGACCCCGCGCCGCAAGTCGAGGGGGGTCCCGCGGACGGCGGCGACGCGCCCGCCGCCGCGACGGGAGGTGAACAACATGGCTGA
- a CDS encoding Na+/H+ antiporter subunit D — MSTLVIAPLLVALVTAILTLLTRPSDILQRTVSLLGGVAYLVAVAALFDAVVLPLGGESTTLVYQVSNWAAPFGITLVADALSAFLLALTGFVSLLTLSYSVASVGSFGQRLSYHTLFHFMVVGVTGSFLTGDIFNLFVWFEVMLMSSYILVLFYSGREHTRAALNYVVLNLIGSAVMLVAIGGLYSTTGTLNMADIARRLAEPAAYDIELLPTLGLSAVLFSVFALKAGLAPFQFWVPAAYRAAPSPVTAMLAGVVKKVGIYAIVRLYFTIFAAASIDIGFLGITGESFLGFFGPVMFVMAAVSIVLGGIGAVGRDDVDGILAYSSISQVGFIVLPLAVAATAPSEAVRVLGVTAALVYAFNHGLAKSLLFLASGTLKDVVGSDRLSDLGGLADRAPVLAAGFLLGALTLIGVPPLSGFFGKYLVFQAAAESFAAGGAGAGLALAVALAGAILTIAYYTRAWNAVFWGRPSDLVDAALPERWSVGSGDVAMTDGGDDGLKRLELTTQVTVVVALAVAAIGFGIGFEALFGAADAAARAAVDTNGYVDAVLHGPGVGFESGGGGH; from the coding sequence ATGAGCACGCTCGTCATCGCACCGCTCCTCGTGGCGCTCGTGACGGCGATTCTGACGCTGCTCACGCGCCCGAGCGACATACTCCAACGGACAGTCAGCCTGCTCGGCGGCGTCGCCTATCTCGTCGCCGTCGCCGCCCTGTTCGACGCCGTAGTCCTGCCGCTCGGCGGCGAGTCGACCACGCTCGTCTATCAGGTGTCGAACTGGGCCGCGCCGTTCGGCATCACGCTCGTCGCCGACGCCCTGTCGGCGTTCCTGTTGGCGCTCACCGGCTTCGTGTCGCTCCTGACGCTCAGCTACTCGGTCGCGTCGGTCGGCTCGTTCGGCCAGCGCCTCAGCTACCACACGCTGTTTCACTTTATGGTAGTCGGCGTCACCGGCTCGTTCCTCACCGGCGACATCTTCAACCTGTTCGTCTGGTTCGAGGTGATGCTCATGTCGAGCTACATCCTCGTGCTGTTTTACTCCGGTCGCGAGCACACCCGCGCGGCGCTCAACTACGTCGTGCTCAACCTCATCGGGAGCGCGGTGATGCTCGTCGCCATCGGCGGTCTATACAGCACGACCGGGACGCTCAACATGGCCGATATCGCCCGGCGACTGGCCGAACCCGCCGCCTACGACATCGAACTCCTGCCGACGCTCGGCCTGTCGGCGGTGCTGTTTTCGGTGTTCGCGCTGAAGGCCGGCCTCGCGCCCTTCCAGTTCTGGGTTCCCGCGGCCTACCGCGCCGCGCCGTCGCCGGTGACCGCGATGCTCGCCGGCGTCGTGAAGAAGGTCGGCATCTACGCCATCGTTCGGCTCTACTTCACCATCTTCGCCGCGGCGTCCATCGACATCGGCTTCCTCGGCATCACCGGGGAGTCGTTCCTCGGCTTCTTCGGCCCGGTCATGTTCGTCATGGCCGCGGTCAGCATCGTCCTCGGCGGCATCGGCGCGGTCGGCCGCGACGACGTGGACGGCATCCTCGCGTACTCCTCCATCAGTCAGGTGGGCTTTATCGTCCTCCCGCTGGCGGTGGCCGCCACCGCGCCGTCCGAGGCGGTTCGCGTGCTCGGCGTGACCGCCGCGCTGGTCTACGCGTTCAACCACGGTCTCGCCAAGAGCCTGCTGTTCCTCGCGAGCGGCACGCTCAAAGACGTCGTCGGCAGCGACCGCCTGTCCGACCTCGGCGGCCTCGCCGACAGGGCGCCGGTGCTCGCGGCGGGCTTCCTGCTCGGCGCGCTGACGCTCATCGGCGTCCCGCCGCTGTCGGGCTTCTTCGGGAAGTATCTCGTCTTCCAGGCGGCCGCGGAGTCGTTCGCCGCGGGCGGGGCCGGCGCGGGACTCGCGCTCGCCGTCGCGCTCGCCGGCGCAATTCTGACTATCGCCTACTACACCCGCGCGTGGAACGCGGTGTTCTGGGGTCGCCCGAGCGACCTCGTCGACGCCGCGCTCCCCGAGCGCTGGTCGGTCGGCTCCGGCGACGTGGCGATGACCGACGGCGGTGACGACGGCCTCAAACGGCTCGAACTCACCACGCAGGTGACCGTCGTCGTCGCACTCGCCGTCGCCGCCATCGGCTTCGGTATCGGCTTCGAAGCGCTGTTCGGCGCGGCCGACGCCGCGGCCCGCGCCGCCGTCGACACGAACGGCTACGTCGACGCCGTGCTGCACGGTCCGGGCGTCGGCTTCGAATCCGGCGGGGGTGGCCACTGA
- a CDS encoding sodium:proton antiporter, which produces MTQFFLAATLGVLFSIGTYLVLRRDVVRVVWGISIISQSANVYLVTMGGFDGLAPILSGHGASGPAPSDPIVQALVLTAIVIGFGTTALALVLTYRVYEEHGTIDMYELGGSR; this is translated from the coding sequence ATGACCCAGTTCTTCCTCGCCGCCACGCTCGGCGTCCTGTTCAGCATCGGCACGTACCTCGTGCTCCGACGCGACGTGGTTCGCGTCGTCTGGGGTATCAGCATCATCAGCCAATCGGCCAACGTCTACCTCGTCACCATGGGCGGATTCGACGGCCTCGCGCCCATCCTCTCGGGCCACGGCGCGAGCGGGCCCGCGCCCTCGGACCCCATCGTGCAGGCGCTCGTCCTCACCGCCATCGTCATCGGCTTCGGGACGACCGCGCTCGCGCTCGTGTTGACCTACCGGGTGTACGAGGAACACGGAACAATCGACATGTACGAACTCGGAGGGAGCAGATGA
- a CDS encoding MnhB domain-containing protein — translation MNGSSGRTTVISRTVARIVVPIILVTAIALLFRGHNLPGGGFIGAVLAAAAFALVYIIFGLEFIQREVLAIKPDGSEQHRLVETYRWMASLGLAIAVGSSLAPLAFGAPFLTQGVLFLEHLPLYGELEVASAFAFDLGVFFAVVGGLLTIVAEVGNE, via the coding sequence ATGAACGGCTCGTCCGGCCGGACGACCGTCATCTCGCGGACCGTCGCGCGCATCGTCGTCCCCATCATCCTGGTGACGGCCATCGCGCTGCTGTTCCGCGGGCACAACCTCCCCGGCGGCGGCTTCATCGGGGCCGTCCTCGCGGCCGCCGCCTTCGCACTCGTCTACATCATCTTCGGGCTGGAGTTCATCCAGCGCGAGGTGCTCGCCATCAAACCCGACGGCTCGGAGCAACACCGACTCGTCGAGACCTACCGCTGGATGGCCTCCCTCGGCCTCGCAATCGCCGTGGGGTCCAGCCTCGCCCCGCTCGCGTTCGGCGCGCCGTTCCTGACGCAGGGCGTGCTCTTCTTGGAGCACCTGCCCCTCTACGGCGAGCTCGAAGTCGCGAGCGCGTTCGCCTTCGACCTCGGCGTCTTCTTCGCCGTCGTCGGCGGCCTGCTCACCATCGTCGCGGAGGTCGGTAACGAATGA